In Acidimicrobiales bacterium, one DNA window encodes the following:
- a CDS encoding FAD-dependent oxidoreductase: MLTDAFDRRRSIERLADETFDVLVIGGGLFGAAAALDAASRGLATALVEADDFASGTSAMTSKLVCGTTELTAGRVAPAERLSELAILRHNASFLLWNIPVIEPGRRSTRHRRAGRVAARLRLGERRPSDEWQIDRDAVLDRIPSLRPDASTNTSIHTGAVVDDARLTLALARTAAIRFGARCANRASVERVRHDASGHAVGADVVLRDAQSAPTVGSVAVAARTIIDARPSLQPRPTPPRTRLYLAVESDRFVADSAYLSAQLSIVPWLDHVMLGIAGDFSESPDAQPTRPRGDQIAQALASARSSIDHDLDNTDVTGAWFGPPPRKRTLIRPGGRISATVSDDGVIAAHTDDLTESRRLAAEAVDIAVTQLGYEVSIRPSRTKRIELVGSGSRDDVGGLSIPRLWHRYGTESRVVQAIMRSHPDLAVAARPDSTYILGEVVYSARYEMACSIDDVLSRRWRVGLLDAAQAIELAPQVADLLATELGWDQHTRRSMLDEFIAMGVPGRTEDRL; the protein is encoded by the coding sequence GTGCTGACAGATGCCTTCGACCGCCGACGCTCGATCGAGCGCCTGGCCGACGAGACCTTCGACGTGCTGGTCATCGGCGGCGGACTGTTCGGCGCCGCGGCCGCGCTCGACGCAGCATCCCGCGGCCTGGCCACGGCTCTGGTCGAAGCAGACGACTTCGCCTCGGGCACATCAGCGATGACGTCGAAGCTGGTGTGCGGCACCACCGAGCTGACGGCTGGGCGGGTGGCTCCAGCCGAGCGTTTGTCGGAACTCGCGATATTGCGCCACAACGCCTCGTTCCTGCTGTGGAACATTCCGGTGATCGAGCCCGGCAGACGGTCGACGCGCCACCGGCGGGCCGGCCGGGTGGCAGCCAGGCTCAGGCTGGGCGAGCGGCGACCGAGCGACGAGTGGCAAATCGATCGCGACGCGGTACTCGACCGCATCCCGTCGCTGCGTCCCGACGCCTCCACCAACACTTCGATTCACACCGGCGCGGTTGTAGACGACGCCCGCTTGACCCTCGCCCTTGCGCGCACGGCAGCCATCCGCTTTGGTGCTCGCTGCGCGAACAGGGCGTCGGTGGAGCGCGTCAGGCACGATGCATCCGGCCACGCCGTGGGTGCCGACGTGGTGCTTCGAGATGCGCAATCGGCGCCCACTGTCGGCTCGGTCGCCGTGGCTGCCCGCACCATCATCGATGCCAGGCCAAGCCTTCAGCCGCGACCCACCCCGCCTAGAACTCGGCTCTACCTCGCGGTCGAGAGCGACCGGTTCGTGGCAGATTCGGCCTACTTGTCAGCACAGTTGTCGATCGTTCCGTGGCTGGACCACGTAATGCTCGGCATCGCTGGAGACTTCTCCGAATCGCCCGATGCACAGCCAACGCGGCCCCGTGGCGATCAGATCGCCCAAGCCCTCGCCAGCGCGCGAAGCTCGATCGACCACGACCTCGACAACACCGACGTGACCGGCGCATGGTTCGGCCCCCCGCCACGCAAACGCACCTTGATACGGCCGGGAGGACGGATCTCGGCGACGGTCTCCGACGACGGCGTCATCGCCGCCCACACCGACGACCTCACCGAGTCGCGCCGACTCGCGGCCGAGGCGGTCGACATCGCCGTCACCCAACTGGGGTACGAGGTGAGCATTCGCCCCAGCAGAACCAAACGGATCGAGCTGGTCGGCTCGGGCAGCCGCGACGACGTGGGTGGGTTGAGCATCCCACGGCTGTGGCATCGCTACGGGACCGAGAGCAGGGTGGTGCAGGCGATAATGCGTTCGCACCCCGACCTCGCTGTTGCCGCGCGGCCCGATTCGACTTACATCCTGGGCGAGGTCGTGTATTCCGCCCGCTACGAGATGGCGTGCTCGATAGACGACGTCTTGAGCCGCCGCTGGCGCGTCGGCCTGCTGGATGCGGCTCAGGCCATCGAGCTGGCCCCACAGGTGGCCGATCTGCTGGCCACCGAGCTCGGTTGGGATCAGCACACGAGGCGATCGATGCTGGACGAATTCATCGCCATGGGAGTACCGGGACGGACCGAAGACCGCCTTTGA
- a CDS encoding DEDD exonuclease domain-containing protein: MDSGTLFNQTSVNRSLFDQPLFDQPAADRVVTHRASPRTHSPGSQRSFDDLGVPLHQVTFCVIDLETTGGNRNDDRITEIGAVKVCGGEALGTFQTMVNPGIRIPAEMTVLTGITQAMVLRAPRIESVLPSLLEFIGDSVVVGHNVGFDLAFVNAALERSGRQRLGNHVVDTLAVARRLLVDEVPNMKLGTLADRLRLDHRPTHRALDDAMATADLLHFLFERAAFFGVLGLDDLLNLPGIDTHPQVHKLALTDGLPRRPGVYMFHDRDGRILYVGKATNLRTRVRSYFSSDRRRKVAQLLRETDHISHIECPGPLEPEVTEIRLIQQHSPRFNRVGKSPSKYVYLKLTLNEQFPRLSVVTRPKSDGALYLGPVRSRRAATAAIDAIHSVTSLRRCNSRPSSRAQSGPCATAQLGASACPCTGFTPPAQYAQITAQVTTELTRHPERILARLADRMHALALAERFEEAAETRDRAAALAAILRRSHLFARMQRAGRLVVEQPGRGGAEIVAGRLANTWSTDGDVPLFSPANLSAPESGPTGPFGTVLDGTAADEIICVASWLDANAADLRLVEVEGQWSSATISLPRFAAAKGVGTKREA; the protein is encoded by the coding sequence GTGGACTCTGGGACGCTCTTCAACCAAACATCCGTCAACCGTTCGCTGTTCGACCAGCCTCTGTTCGACCAGCCGGCCGCCGACCGCGTCGTGACCCACCGCGCATCACCTCGCACCCACTCCCCCGGTTCGCAGCGGTCGTTCGACGACCTGGGCGTGCCCCTGCATCAGGTCACGTTCTGTGTGATCGACCTCGAGACCACGGGCGGCAACCGCAACGACGATCGCATCACCGAGATCGGCGCTGTCAAGGTCTGCGGTGGCGAGGCCCTGGGAACCTTCCAGACCATGGTCAACCCCGGCATCCGGATTCCCGCTGAGATGACCGTGCTCACCGGCATCACCCAGGCCATGGTGTTGCGGGCTCCACGGATCGAGTCGGTCCTGCCCAGTCTGCTCGAGTTCATCGGCGACTCCGTGGTCGTCGGCCACAACGTCGGCTTCGACCTCGCTTTCGTCAACGCGGCCCTCGAGCGATCGGGCCGTCAGCGTCTCGGCAATCACGTCGTCGACACGCTTGCGGTCGCCCGGCGGCTGCTGGTCGACGAGGTACCCAACATGAAGCTGGGCACCCTGGCCGATCGTCTGAGGCTCGACCACCGCCCCACCCACAGAGCCCTCGACGACGCCATGGCCACCGCCGACCTGTTGCACTTCTTGTTCGAGCGAGCGGCCTTCTTCGGTGTGCTGGGTCTCGACGATCTGCTCAATCTGCCCGGCATAGACACCCACCCTCAGGTCCACAAGTTGGCGCTCACAGACGGGCTTCCGCGCCGGCCCGGCGTCTACATGTTCCACGATCGCGATGGCCGCATTCTCTACGTCGGGAAGGCCACGAACCTGAGGACGCGTGTGCGGTCTTACTTCTCCAGCGACCGCAGGCGAAAGGTCGCCCAACTGCTGCGCGAGACCGACCACATCTCCCACATCGAATGCCCAGGGCCGCTCGAACCCGAGGTCACCGAGATACGCCTCATCCAGCAGCACTCGCCGCGTTTCAACCGCGTCGGTAAGTCACCGTCCAAGTACGTCTACCTCAAGTTGACGTTGAACGAACAGTTCCCCCGGCTGTCGGTCGTGACGCGACCCAAGAGCGATGGCGCCCTGTACCTGGGGCCGGTCAGGTCGCGACGTGCGGCCACGGCTGCCATCGACGCCATCCACTCGGTCACCAGCCTCAGGCGGTGCAACAGTCGGCCCTCGTCGCGGGCCCAATCCGGTCCTTGCGCCACCGCTCAGCTGGGCGCCAGCGCGTGCCCGTGCACCGGCTTCACCCCACCCGCCCAGTACGCCCAGATCACGGCCCAGGTAACGACCGAGCTGACCCGGCACCCAGAACGTATCCTCGCCCGGCTGGCCGACCGAATGCACGCGCTGGCGCTGGCCGAACGCTTCGAGGAAGCAGCAGAAACCCGCGACCGGGCTGCCGCACTGGCGGCCATCCTCAGACGCTCGCACCTGTTTGCTCGCATGCAACGCGCCGGCCGTCTGGTGGTCGAGCAGCCCGGTCGCGGCGGAGCGGAGATCGTCGCCGGGCGCCTGGCCAACACATGGAGCACCGACGGCGACGTGCCACTATTTTCGCCAGCAAACCTCAGCGCCCCCGAGTCCGGGCCCACCGGGCCGTTCGGGACCGTTCTCGACGGTACTGCCGCAGACGAAATCATTTGTGTTGCGTCGTGGCTCGACGCCAACGCCGCCGACCTTCGCCTGGTGGAAGTCGAAGGTCAGTGGAGTTCGGCGACCATCTCGCTGCCCCGTTTCGCTGCAGCCAAGGGTGTGGGCACAAAGCGCGAGGCCTGA
- a CDS encoding WhiB family transcriptional regulator, producing MNQQWQSHAACQGLAADIFYPTTDDESLEAKSVCGECPVQTECLEHALSTREKDGVWGGATERERRRIIRQRRRAAAKQRALSVVSA from the coding sequence GTGAACCAACAGTGGCAGAGCCACGCCGCGTGCCAAGGTCTCGCGGCCGACATCTTCTATCCCACAACCGACGACGAGTCTCTCGAGGCCAAGTCCGTTTGCGGCGAGTGCCCGGTGCAGACCGAGTGCCTCGAGCACGCGCTCTCGACCCGCGAGAAAGATGGCGTCTGGGGTGGGGCAACAGAGCGAGAGCGCAGGCGAATCATTCGCCAACGTCGCCGAGCGGCGGCCAAACAGCGCGCTCTGTCTGTGGTGTCCGCCTAA
- a CDS encoding delta-60 repeat domain-containing protein: MKTSNCAARACAAILAALLSVAGLTVAANPASAAEAVTIATDTPAADLPVILHEDEYQVYAAKIVDDFLLGGGDFRQIETTPGTVVDQPYFMAVDLRTNRLACPDISFNDEVLNFTRGQSRNTIFAVGRFTRVSDGQDEYAQSKVAKLDLQNCTIDPDFEVRSVWGKITDVALTGDDLYVGGDFTSINGEDIAHLARLDADSGSVDPGFDLDFSSGLPGTIRELKVFPASARLVVAGKWTSIGGIATGPSAVVDISSPANPRLTAHRSVIPFPIDAITDAAISADGRYVGFAFGKTTVTDYAVLMPLAEQRVTPKWTHFMGDSSFGIAIGESAVYVTGHFCKIEGGPRPFEVMSPKHGWDFCTNVDNRGDAWRTKMAALSIEDGTPLTWNPGNTSFTGARELTVTADGGLLMGFDGMTAGGVRTGALAYFRGQMVVDIADPQPNPQPEPKPQPDPQPEPKPQPQPQPQPQPEPQPQPQPEPQPQPTPVVETGYRCDASPTADGVMLTWDPVEGESNYHLRSDDAWVVSVTTTSHVVVGGTANSEYVVRFWQNGPHDIICDGGEPEPTPEPQPQPNVCVVSVSSDGASIQWAPLAETDEYTVRKNGVWLATVQGFGHLDPSGAVSDTYVVRYHEGAMHEIECDTVKGGSH; the protein is encoded by the coding sequence GTGAAGACATCGAATTGTGCTGCGCGTGCTTGTGCTGCGATTCTCGCAGCCCTGCTCAGCGTCGCCGGCCTGACGGTCGCCGCCAACCCGGCGTCGGCAGCCGAAGCGGTGACCATCGCCACCGACACCCCGGCGGCGGACCTGCCTGTGATCCTTCACGAAGACGAATACCAGGTCTATGCGGCCAAGATCGTCGACGACTTCTTGTTGGGTGGCGGCGACTTCCGCCAAATCGAAACCACACCCGGAACGGTCGTCGACCAGCCCTATTTCATGGCCGTCGATCTGCGGACCAACCGGCTCGCCTGCCCCGACATCTCCTTCAACGACGAGGTACTGAACTTCACCCGCGGACAGTCGCGAAACACGATCTTCGCGGTGGGCAGGTTCACCCGCGTGTCGGACGGCCAGGACGAGTACGCCCAGAGCAAGGTGGCCAAACTCGACCTACAGAATTGCACCATCGACCCCGACTTCGAGGTCCGCTCGGTGTGGGGAAAGATCACCGACGTCGCCCTGACCGGTGACGACCTCTACGTCGGGGGCGACTTCACGTCGATCAACGGCGAGGACATCGCCCATCTCGCAAGACTCGACGCCGACAGCGGATCCGTCGACCCTGGATTCGACCTCGACTTCTCGTCGGGCCTGCCCGGAACCATTCGAGAACTGAAGGTGTTCCCAGCGAGCGCTCGACTGGTTGTTGCCGGCAAGTGGACATCGATCGGCGGCATCGCGACCGGACCCAGTGCGGTCGTCGACATCTCGAGCCCCGCGAACCCCCGCCTCACCGCCCACCGGTCGGTCATCCCGTTCCCGATCGACGCGATCACGGACGCCGCCATCAGCGCCGACGGCAGGTACGTGGGCTTCGCATTCGGCAAGACGACCGTCACCGATTACGCGGTTCTGATGCCGCTGGCCGAACAGCGGGTCACACCGAAGTGGACACATTTCATGGGCGATTCGTCGTTCGGCATCGCAATCGGCGAATCCGCCGTGTACGTCACAGGGCATTTCTGCAAGATCGAGGGTGGCCCGCGACCCTTCGAGGTGATGAGCCCCAAGCATGGCTGGGACTTCTGCACCAACGTGGACAACCGCGGCGACGCCTGGCGCACGAAGATGGCAGCGCTGAGCATCGAGGACGGCACCCCGCTCACCTGGAACCCCGGAAACACCTCGTTCACCGGAGCCCGCGAGTTGACTGTGACCGCCGATGGCGGGCTCCTCATGGGTTTCGATGGCATGACGGCGGGCGGTGTGCGCACCGGCGCCCTTGCTTACTTCCGTGGCCAGATGGTGGTCGATATCGCCGACCCGCAGCCCAACCCCCAACCGGAACCCAAGCCGCAGCCCGATCCGCAACCGGAACCCAAGCCACAGCCACAGCCACAGCCACAACCACAGCCCGAGCCGCAGCCGCAGCCGCAGCCCGAACCACAACCACAGCCCACACCAGTGGTCGAGACGGGCTATCGATGCGATGCCTCACCCACGGCCGACGGGGTGATGCTGACGTGGGATCCGGTTGAGGGCGAGAGCAACTATCACCTGCGCAGCGACGACGCCTGGGTGGTTTCGGTGACCACCACCAGCCACGTCGTCGTCGGTGGCACCGCCAACTCCGAATACGTCGTGAGGTTCTGGCAGAACGGACCCCACGACATCATCTGCGACGGAGGCGAACCCGAGCCCACACCAGAGCCGCAGCCACAGCCGAACGTGTGTGTCGTTTCGGTCTCCTCCGACGGCGCCTCGATCCAGTGGGCCCCGCTGGCCGAAACCGACGAGTACACCGTGCGCAAGAACGGTGTCTGGTTGGCGACGGTGCAGGGCTTTGGCCACCTGGACCCCTCAGGCGCCGTGAGCGACACCTACGTCGTGCGCTACCACGAAGGAGCTATGCACGAGATCGAGTGCGACACGGTCAAAGGTGGAAGTCACTGA